A region of the Chryseobacterium gotjawalense genome:
AAAAAGGTGATTTAGACAATGATGGAGTTTGTGACGATTGGGACAGACAACTTGATACTCCTGCAGGAGCAAGAGTAGATGGAGCTGGCGTTGCATTGGATATGGATCTGGACGGCGTCATTGATCTGTATGATAAATGTGTCACCGTGCCGGGACCAGTTGAGAATGATGGCTGTCCGATTAATGTGAATCCAAAATAAAAAAAAATGACTGTTGTATCTGGCAACAATGAAATTAACTTTTAAATGGATGTCCGTTATTAATTATAAGTACAAAGCCTTTGCGAACTTAAAAAATGTGAAAACCATTGTGTTTATAAATAAATTATTTTTTGTAAAATGTTCGCGTTAAAGTTTTGCATCATTATTAAAAACGGATACTCATCAACTTTATTAATTAAAAAAATAACAAACGATATGAAACTAAATTTAACAAGTATTGCATTAGCGCTGGTATTGCCTACAGCGGTTTTTGCGCAGGATTCTATTACCAGCTCCACCGGTAATTATCCTAATTCTTATACTTCAGGATCGGCAACAGTATCGCCTTTTACCCAAGAGTCAAAAAGATTTAACGACTGGGCTGTCTCCGCTGGTGCTGGGGTGCCATTAATGCAGTCTTCTGACCTTACTTCAATTAAAAGTTACGGAGCGGGAAAAAATCTTTTTGGTTGGTCTGCTTACTTAAGTGTTGACAAAGCAATTACCCATGCTTTTGGTCTTAAACTTCAGTATGATAAAGGGGAATCAAGACAAGGATTTGTAAATACAAAAGATCATGTTGCTTCACCAAGTGGTGATGGAGCACGAACGCAATATGATGCGCTTTCTATTATAGGAGATATTAACTTTTCAAATCTTTTGAGAAGAGTAGATAATAAATCTCCTTTTAGATGGGCGTTTCACGGATATGCAGGGGCAGGTACGTTGGCTTACAGAGCCTATAGACAAGACGCTGGACCTGTTTATAATCAGAATTTAATTACAGAAGTTAAACCCTTCAAATTTGGAAGTTTGTTTGGTCAAGCCGGAGCCGGTTTAAAATACCGGGCTACAAAATCATTAGATCTGGAAGCAAGAGGGATGTATATTGTCTCTGGAGATGATTCTTTTGATGGCGCACGTACCAATACGATAAATGATAATGTTTCCGATAACTTAATTAATATTACGTTAGGAGCAACATTAAATTTAGGAAGACACGAGTCTCACCTTTTCTGGCACGATCCACTGCAGGAAATCTATTATAAATTAGATGTATTGGCAGATAAAAACCAGGATGTTGAAGTTTGTAAAAAAGGAGATGCCGATAACGATGGAGTTTGTGATGACTGGGACAGACAGCTTAATACGCCTTTAGGTGCGAGAGTGGATGGTGCAGGTGTTGCGCTCGACACGGATTTAGACGGCGTAATCGACTTGTATGATAAGTGTGTAACTGTTCCGGGACCGGTCGAAAATAACGGCTGTCCATGGGACTTAAAATCTACTGTTTCAGATGAGACCAGAACATTAGAGGGGATTGAATTTGATTTGAATTCAGACCGAATTCTTCCATCTAATACTCCAATCTTAAACAATGCTGTTAATTATATTAATTCATCCGAAGGTTCTTATTATGTAATTGGAGGTGCAGATACAAGAGGTACCAAAGCTTACAACCAGAAATTGTCTGAACGAAGAGCAAATAATGTTAAAAATTATTTGATTAAAAACGGAGTGAATTCTGGTAAATTAGATGCAATAGGCAGAGGGAAAACAGATCTTAAATATCCAGAATGTGATCCTGCAACGAAATGTCCGGAATGGAAAAACAGAGCGAACAGAAGAGTTTACTTTGAAGTAAAGTAATTTTCTAAACGCTTTTAAATACTAAAGAAAATGCCACGTTCGTCGTGGCTTTTCTTGTTTTATGCCATCTATTTCAGTAATTTTACTCAATGATTTCTAACCGGGATTTTGAAAAATTAAAACAGCAGACCTTAAAGCATTTTTGGGGTTACGATACCTTTCGGGATTCGCAGGAAACAATCATTAATTCAATTATTTCCGGCAAAGATACTCTGGCCTTACTCCCAACAGGTGGCGGAAAATCACTTTGTTATCAACTCCCGGCTTTGGTTTTAGAAGGAACCTGTTTGGTAATATCTCCACTTTTGGCCTTGATGAAAGACCAGGTCCATCAGATGAAAAACATCGGTATTGAAGCCGAATATCTCTCATCAGAACTGGATGAATTCGATGCCGAAATTATTTTTAACCGTTGCAAAGACGGCTTGACCAAATTATTATATATTTCTCCCGAAAGATTATCCAACAGGTTGTTTCTTCAAAATTTAGAAGAGATTCAGATTTCATTTATTGCCGTAGACGAAGCGCACTGTATTTCGGAATGGGGGCAGGATTTTCGGCCGAGTTATCAGCATATCAAAGGGTTTAGAGAGCAGTTGAAAAATATTCCGTGCATTGCATTAACTGCAACCGCGACTCCAAAAGTTTTACAGGAAATACAGTTGAAACTCAATCTGAAAAACCCGGCAATCTTTCAGAAAAGTTTTAGAAGAAGTAATCTTAAAATTGTCTCCGATGAAATTGCTGACAAATATGAAAGAATTCGAAATCTCCTGAAATATAATAATTCGTCAGGAATTATCTATGTCAGAACCCGAAAAGAAGCTGAAGAACTTACCGCTTTTCTTCACCGAAATCAAATCACGAATGTCGATTTCTTTCACGCCGGGATTCCGGTGAAAGAAAAAAATGCGAAACAAAACCGTTGGCTTCAAAGTCAAAACCAGGTTTTGATTTCTACCAATGCATTCGGGATGGGAATCGATAAAGATAATGTGCGGTTCATTATCCATTTTTCTCCCGCGGCGTCCATAGAAAATTATTATCAGGAAATCGGCCGAGCCGGTCGGGATGGCACAAATTCTTATGCTTTTCTACTTTGGAATGAACAGGAATTAAAGAATTTTGACCAAATTTTAATCAATCAAATTCCATCGAAAGCAGAATTTCAGAATATCGTTTCTTACTTATATTCTACTTTTCAAATTGCGGAGAATGATCTGCCGGAAAATGTATTTCAACTTCATATTCAAAGGATTCAGAAATTTACCAAAGTATCTTTGGCAAAGATTAGAAACGTTCTTCAGTTTTTGCATCATCAGGAAATTATTTTTTATAATTATCAAAATTCTCTTTCATCACTTGAGCTTAAAATTTCGCCTGATGAAATCGATTTGTTGCCCAAAAAAGACGCTTATTTTATAGAACTCTTATTGAGGGCTCTTTCGGGACTTACCACTCACAAAGTAATGTTCAGCGAAAAATCACTGAGTACTAAAATCGAGTCGGATCCTCATTTGGTTAAAGAGCGACTTCGGGAACTGCAGCATCAGGGACATCTGGATTATATCGATGGCGCTTTGTCAAGTGTTAAGTTTCTGAAACACCGTGATCAGCGGGCAATAGAAGGAAAGTACTGGAATCTTTTTGCCCAGATCCAGAAAAACAAAATTCAGAAATGGGAGGAAATGAAATTTTTTGTCCAGAATAATGAGTTTTGTAAAATGAAACTGATCCTGTCTTATTTCGGCGAAAAAAATGTGAAAAACTGTGGACATTGCTCGGTTTGTGAACAACAGAAAGAAACGGTTTTCGGACGGGATATTTCCGGGGAAATTTTAGAAATTTTGAAAACAGGTCCCGCAAATGTAGAAGAGATTTCCATTAAACTGAATTATTTTGTCAAAGAAAATATTTTAGAAAATCTGATTCATCTCCTCGATTCAGGTAAAGTCAAAATGCTCAATTTTAGAACATACTGTTACAATCACGATTAAAAGTGAATTGTATTTATTAAAATATCCTCAATTATATATTCAATGAAATCATTAAAAGTTATTTTTTTCGGAACTCCGGAATTTGCAAAAACTTCCTTAGAAGCAATTCATCAATCCTCTCACGAAGTTGTGGGTGTGGTAACTGTTGCAGATAAAGCGAGCGGACGCGGACAGAAGATTCACCAGTCTGCCGTCAAAGAATTTGCTGTTGAAAATAACTTACCGGTTTTTCAACCCGAGAAATTAAGGGATCCTGAATTTTTAGAAACGATAAAGAAACTCAATGCCGATGTTTTTGTCGTTGTAGCATTCCGGATGATGCCTAAGATTTTATTTGAGATGCCGGAAATGGGAACATTTAATCTTCACGCCTCGTTGCTTCCGGATTATCGTGGCGCTGCGCCGATTAATTATGCGGTCATCAACGGTGAGAAAAAAACGGGAGCAACTACTTTTTTTATCAATGAAAAAATTGATGAGGGAAATATCCTACTTCAACAGGAAATCGAAATTTCACCCGAAGAAAATGCCGGTGAACTGCACGACCGTTTAATGGAAATGGGCGCGGAACTCGTGGTAAAAACCCTCGATGGACTGTCCGAAAACTCGATTCAGGAGAAGCCACAACCGATCGTAGAACATCCTAAAAATGCTTTTAAAATTTTTAAAGAAGATACCCGGATTCAATGGAATCAAAACGCGGAAACCGTTCATAATTTCATCCGTGGAATGTCGCCTTATCCTGCTTCTTTTACGACCATTAAAATTGGGGAAGACGAAAAATTTTTAAAAATATTTAAAGGTAAATTTAAAATGACGGAACATGATAAAATTCCGGGAACTTTAGAAATAAATAAACACCAATTCGAAATTTTCACAAAAGACGGTTTTTATTTCCCGCAAGAAGTTCAGCTTGAAGGGAAAAAAAGAATGTCTGTGAAGGATTTCTTAAATGGATTCCAGAACTTTGACCATATTTCGATGGCTTAATTTAATTTCTGTTTTTAAGTAAAATCCAGCCTTTGTAGGAAACCGGTAATTGGGTGTCTGGTTCTGTCCAGTTCAGGATATACCAGTAATTTGCGGTGGGAAGTGCCCTGCCGCCTGATTTTCCGTCCCAGATAAACTGTTTGTCCTTCGAGCTGAACACCATATTTCCATAACGGTCGAATATCTGTATACTGACGTTTTCTTTAATTTTTAAATCAGAATAATCCAGAACATCATTATGGCCATCGCTGTTTGGCGTGATGACATTGATCAGATTAATAATCAGGAATTCTTTGGCCACGCTGTCACAGTTTTGCGCATCTTTCACGTAAACTGTATGTTTGCCCCGCGGAACATTATAGAAAATATTGGAGGCCTGAAAATTGACATTGTCCAAAGAATAAGAATATGGAGGAACACCGTCTAAGACATAAACCGTTGCCGTACTTCCCGAAACATCAATATGGGTAATTTGCGGCAGTTCCGGTGCAGTGACTTTCACATTCTGACGGTAAACACATCCATTAGAATATAAATCTACCCAGTAATTACCGATTCCCACGCTGATACCGGAAGCACTGCTTCCGCTGACGCCGGTGCTCCATTCGTAAAAATCAAAACCGGGACCTGCATCAAGCGTTGTGACAGAACCTGGACAAACCGGTTGATCATGCATAGGTGAAGTTTTTGGTGATTTAATGTTGACCGTGATTTCTGCCACATTGGGACAGTCACTGCCTTCGAACCGAATTCCAAAAGTTTTGGTAGTGCTCAAAGTTTGGTTGGTCGAAATGGAAGTTCCCGGAGTTCCCAATTTTGCTTCCGCCAGTGAATTGTAAAAAGTAATATTTAAAGAAGGATCTGCAGTGAATTGAGAAATATCATTACTCAGATTCACTGAAACGCCTTGAAAATTATCATCGCAAATAGCCGGTGTAGAATAATCTGGTTTGAGCAGCGGGATTTTATTTCCGGTTTTTAAAGTGAAATTGCCAATGGCTGCCGGACAGCCGTAAGTACTTTCCACAAACAGATAAACTTTTGTGGTTGCAGTTAAAAGCCAGCCATCAGCGAGTGGCGTTCCGGTTCCGGCGGGGTTCAGATAATATTTTGGAATAAAAGCGCTGTTGAGATTTGAAATCAACTGAGGAGAAAGTTGTGAAAAATTAATCGGAACACTTCCGTTCAGCTGGTTGTCACAATATGAAAAAACTTTGTTGGGAACAATCACAGGCTGCTCGGAGATTTCTATTTTAGTGGAACCTTTCAGACTACATCCTCCCAAGGTGATGTCTACCTGATAGGTGCCGGCATTCGCAGCGGTTCCCGTTATGTTCAGCTTAGGATTTGTTGCACCAGGAATTAAAATGCCGTCTTTAAACCATTGATAAGCAGTAGCTCCGGCTGTGGTGGCATCCAAAGTTTTTGTACCTCCTTCGCAGATCGGATTATTGGTCGCGAGTAACAGATCGGGTCCTATATCTTTTTTGCCCACGAAACTTCCTGCTTTTAAAAACACTGCTGAATCATGACTGGTGTTGGTATTGTCTGCAATGACCAATTTGATGTGGTATGTTTTTCCCGGAATGACGTCTGCTTTTGCAGTAAGCACTTTGGTTTGCCCGTCGAAAATGGTTGGCGACATGTTCGGTGGCACCATTGGCGGCAAATTATACTGCCCAAAATATTCGGCATTACTGGGAGAGCAGTAGGTGTTGTCTCTCACTGTTCGCGAAGACACGGGATCCAGATTTCCGGTGGCCTGATTGAGGACTGTAGCAATATTTTGGTAGGTGGTGGCTCCGGCTTCTTTGATCAGAAACGCAAAAGCGTCGGAATAGTTGCATCCGCTTTTCTGATATTCCTCTGATAGAAACATATACTCAAAACTGATTCCGGTAGAAGTGAGCGAGACAAAATCAAATTCCAGAGCTGTGGCGTTCCAGGAAGGACTTGCAACGGGAACTGCTTTTTCAAGATCCTTATCCCCTAACCAGGTTGCGTCGCCTTCTGAAAGCACACCGTTATTCGGTCCCGGTGCCCTGTATGCTCCGCCGGTACTCAATATCAGTCCTTTTTCGATATTAAACGGTAAGGTTCCTTTTTCGAAATAGCCGTGACTGAAAGGATTGTTCCCGTAATCCTGCCAGCCTTTTACAGATACATTCGATACGGTAATACAGGCTGCATTTTGGGATCCGATAAAAATATCTTTTACAAGCTGTTCCGGTGTATAGGTTGATGTATCTACCGTGATGTACTGTTGGGCGCTTCCGGAAATGGAGAATAATATAAAAAGAAGAGCAAAACTGCTGCTGAAAAATCTGTATCTAAACATAGTGTTTTTTGCGGAAGACAAAATTACTTCTTATTTGCCATAAAAAAAATCTCTTCCATCAATAATGGAAGAGATGTATATCATTTAATTTCTGTTTTTTAGTAATAAATAACTTGTTTGCAATACAATCTGTTTTGTTTTAGGTTCTGTCCATTGTACGATATACCAGTAAGTTGCTGTAGGTAACGGTTTGCCATTGGATTTGCCGTTCCATGTATAACTTTTTTCATTCGATTCATAAATCATTTGACCTGAAGTATTGAATATCTTGATTAAGAAGTTTTCTTTAGATTTCAGTTCGCTGTAATCTAATATGTCGTTGTAGCCATCATCATTGGGAGTAATAACGTTAAATAATTGTGTAATCATAAAATCTTTTGTTGAGACTGTACATTTATCGGCTGACATCACATACACCGTATTAAGACCTAAAGGAAGATTTGAAAATATATTTGAATTTTGATAAGGTAGAAAACTGTTTGAGTTCTCGATTGCATATTCGTAAGGTGATAAACCTTCTGATGCGATTATCGTTGCTGTTCTTCCATTAACCTGAACATCAATTTTTGGTACTGTATAGGTTTTTAAATGAATTTCTCCAATTCTAAAACATCCATATAAATTAAGGACTTTAACATAAACGATACTGTTGTTTATCGTTTTGTAATTGGTGAGTTCGGCTGAGTTAATTTCTTTTGTTAATGCCAAATCTTCATAATATTGATATTTTATGATTTGAACATCAGTATTTTCTGTTTCAAATTTTTTAAGATTATATATTGCATAGCCAAAACTGTCTTGGCATTCTGTGATCTCAATGTTTCTAACCTGCATTTGGGTTATTTGAACAGTTACCGTAACTTGTTCTGAATCAGGGAAATCACCGACGCCCCGAAAATAATAGGTAAATGTTACTTCACTAAGATGAGTATTATTGGGTTCGAAATGAATTTTTCCTTGATTGTCAACATAAGCTTTTCCTTCTGTGGCTTGTTCCAAAATTATAGTTTTAGATGGGTCAATAGCTAATGAAGGATTAGTTGAAAATTTAGGTTCTATAAGAGGATTTAGATTTTCACAAAAACTTAAAGTATAGGTTTGTGGCGGACCAATTACTGTGCATTTATAATAAATAAATATTTCTGTAAGCCTTGAAGGCGGACATGATGTTTTAGTAACTTTACATTGATAATATCCATATTTATTGCCAGGATGGATTTGATTTGTTGTTTCTGGAAGCAAAATCCAATTTATTTTGTCTTCAGAATAGTACCATTCATAAACATCAAAATTATCTTGTACTTCAAGATAAATAGAGCTTTCATCACATCCTCCAATTTTTTTAATTTCTGGGTCTACATTAAATCCTGCAAAATTACCGCCATAGCCAATCTCATCATTTCCACCTACAAAACCAAAAGTAATAGATTTGCGATTATTTGTGGTAACAGAAATATTTCCTTTTGCATTTGGGTAATAATAAATTTCCCAATTTGGATTTCCACTAACCTGAAATGGCCCAAATAGATTATTTTGTGAACCATTTACAAATACATTTGCTCCTTTCTCAGCCGTTATATTAAGCTTTACATTATAATCATAATCTCCAAAAGGATTTTCATCAACCTGTGATATTTCATCAATTTTACTAGGCAGTAGGCAAGAAAGAGGAGGAACAAGGTTCATAGCTCCGCTACTAATCCCAGAGTCATCGCCCCCTGAAAAAATCTGGTAAGTATAAGCTGGTTTTGTGGTTCTAATATATAAGGAATAAATGTTGTTTTGCGGATCGACAGGTTTGTATAATTTATTTTCAACAAATTTGAAAGATCCAGCAGTTGGAAGTATAAAATCTGGGGTAGAACTTGAATTATCATTTAAAAATACTTCTGTATTGTCTTCTGAAGCTACAATTAACGTTTTTTCCATCCGTGCAGTATTGGCAATATCTCCATTGCCATTCATGATGATATATTCATTTCCTAGTTTTTCAACAGGAATAGTTTGATCCACAAAAACATCAACAAAATAATCTCTTCCAATACTTATCGCACCGGTAAAGTTTCCACAAGTAACGCTTATGGGTTTACTACTTTCAATTTTAGCACCGATTAATCCATTGTAATCAACATTATAACTGTACATATTGTCTACTTCAAATACATATGATTCTCCTTTATTTAAAGTTACTGTTTTTTGAGAAGTACCTGGAGTTTTGTCATTCGTAAATTTTAAAGAGGGTTCATAATTAGATAATGTAACAACAGTGTTATTTTCAGTGGCAATGATTCCTGCAGTATTGTTACTGTAGCGGAGTTTCATTTTTCCCATTCCAAGGAAAAATTTTGTTCCAAGTGCAGATTTTCCTTTTGAAGTTATCATTTCTGCACTGTCTGGAGTTGAAACTCTGTAATTTGCAAAGAAGTTTCCATCACCTACAATATGTATCCCTTTTGATGATACAGCCATCTTCTCTTTATCGTTTTCAATAATCATTTGTGAACGAGGGATTCCACTAAATTTCCCAGAATTATTTTTAGATATTGTTGTCGTTCCTAATAATTTATTTCCACTATATATACTAATGTTCACAGGGTTTAAACTACCTGTAGATAGATACAATAATTGTATCCCATCTGCAGGATTGTTGCCTGCCATCGGCGCAAACCAATGCTCGGTATCCATCTGTGCAGTTGAGTATGTAAAAAATAATGCAAAAACTAAAGCGAGTAGATTTTTCAATTCGATAAAAATTAAGAAGGTGAAATTACTGCTATTTCGGCGAAAAAAAATCTCTTTCTAAAAATAGAAAGAGATTTTAATTATAAATAAAGTTCGGGAAATTAAGTAAGGCTCGCTCTTACATATCCTACAACTTTCAGATCACTGTTAATTGATTTTACATAGTCAGCAACTGATACGCTTGAATCTTTGATGAAAGACTGGTGTACCAAAGTGTTGTCTTTGTAGAATCTCTGCATTTTTCCTTTAAGGATATTATCGATAATGTTAGCCGGTTTTCCTTCTTTAGTCAATAATTCTCTTTCGATTTCCAATTCTTTATCAATCGTTTCCTGGGAAACCATAGTTTCATCCAAAGCGATCGGGTTCATAGCAGCAACCTGCATAGAAACAGATTTTGCAACTTCTGCAGCTCCATCTACATTTGCAGATAAAGAAGTAATGGCAGCAATTTTATTTCCTGCATGAATATAAGCTCCTAAGTATGGACCTTCAATTCTTTCGAAAGCACCTATTTCGATTTTTTCACCGATAATTCCTGTTTGCTCGATTAATTTTTCAGCAACGGTCATTCCGTGGAAATCAGATGCTAAAAATTCTTCTTTGTTTGCATAGAAAATAGCTTGTTCAGCAAGTTCATGAGCTAACTCTACAAAATTATCATTTTTTCCAACGAAATCTGTTTCACAATTCAAAGCGATAATTGCTCCCATGGTGTTGTCCTGGTTAACTTTTGCAATTACTGCACCTTCGTGAGAATCTCTGTCTGCTCTGTTAGCTGCAACTTTCTGTCCTTTTTTTCTAAGGTTTTCGATGGCTTTATCGAAATCTCCATCAGCTTCTACCAACGCTTTTTTGCAGTCCATCATTCCTGCGCCTGTAATGTTTCTTAATTTAGCTACATCTGCAGCAACTGGTGTATACATATTCTTGTTTTTTTTATTAAAAATTGATTAAGTTAGCTAATGTTTTTAAGCGTTGCAAAGATAATAAATTTCGCACAAACTAAAAAGTACAATTTTCCGTTATTCGTAAAATATAGAATTTTAAAAATTAATTCATTCATGAAAAAATATATCTATTTCCTGTTTTTATTTATTTCATTTTTTTCTTGCGCCCAGTCGAAATATACCGTCGATCAGGTTGAAAAAAGTACTGATATGCAGGTAATTGCCAATTTTATTAAATTCAATCCGGATCATCCCAGAACTCCTGAATTTAAAAGAAAGCTTTTTGCGGTCATGAACAGCGACAAAACACCAGCTCAGCAAGCTAAAGTTGCAAAACCGACGATTGCACCAGTGAATAAAACGGCCCTTAAAAATGAAGTAAAAAATACTTCGAATACCAATCATAAGGCAACTGCAGATTTGTTAAATCATCTTTTTAATAACGATCCCAGCAGTAAAACTGCTTATGTGCAAATCAAAAATAAATCGAAATGCAACCTGATTGTGAAACTCAGTGGAAAGAAATTTTATAACCTCAATATTCCGGCAAATAATGAGAATTTCATTATGGTAGAAAAAGGCAGTTATTCTATTACGACGATGGTTTGTGATGCAAAATATTCTTCTACAAAAAATATAGGTAAAGATATTGTGATTACTTTGAATGCCCCTAGATAAATATTTATTTTGAGAATTGATGGAATTCTTCTGTGAGTTTCAGGTACTCGTCTGTATATTTTCTGGGAGATTTCTCGATCACTAATTCCGACTCATTTGTTTCCTTTTTATGGAATCCAAATTCTAATATCAGTCTTTTTGGTTTTGAATTTTTAATGCCACAGATCTGTATTTTGTTGTGTAAATACAATGATTTTTTAAAACAATATTCTTCAAACAGTACACCGGAATCAAAAGGGATAATTACCGAAAGAAACCCTTTTTCAGATAATAAATCCAATGATTTGTCTACTAAAAACCCGAAGGAAAGTTCAGTTTGCTGTCTTGCAGTAATATCTTTTTGTGATCCATTTTCTTCAAAATAAGGAGGATTCGATACAATTAAATCATATTTTTCTTTTGAATTAAAGTTTTTATAATCCTGCAGAAAAACCTTTAATCTATTTCTGAATGGTGAATTTTCAAAGTTTTCAACAGCCAGTTCTACTGCATTTTCATTAATGTCGATTGCATGAATATCTGCCTCTGGATTTCTTTGAGCCAGCATCAATGAGATCAAGCCAGTTCCTGTGCCCACTTCCAGAATGTTTTTCGCATTGTTTACCGTAGAAGCAGCACCGAGCAAAACACCGTCTGTCCCGACACGAAACACCTTTTTCGATTGCTGGATACTGAATTGTTTAAAATGAAAAGGTTTCACTGAAAGTAGTAGATTTTGGAATTTTTTACAAAAATAGCGGCTCGGAATGATACGGCGTCCCGCGCGAATGATTTAGTTTTGTTGAATGGATTTCATGTTGTTTGGGAGTGAAATGGTAAAAGTCGATCCTTTTCCAAGTTCAGATTTCACTGAGATTTCGCCTTTGTAATCTTCCACCATTTTGCGAACCATCGTTAATCCCAGTCCCATTCCGCTCGACTTTGAAGTGAAATTAGGTTCGAAAATGCGGTTGTAGTGATCTTCGGAAATACCAACACCATTGTCTTCTACGGTGATGATGATCCTTTTTTGCCGTTGTTCTACATCGACATTAATGATGTTTTCACGCTCATCATCGGTTGCCTGTCTCGCATTAGAAACCAGATTGGTTATGATTCTGGACAAATATATTTTATCCATGTCGATCATTATTTTTTCTTTATTGGCGTGGAAATATATTTTTTCGTCGCTGAAAATATTAATGATGTTTTTTATTTCTTTATTAAGGTTAAAAACCTCATTATTCTTTTCCGGTAGCTGGGCAAACTGAGAAAAAGCGTTTGCCACTGTGGCGACCAAATCAATTTGATCTACCATTGTTTTAC
Encoded here:
- the fmt gene encoding methionyl-tRNA formyltransferase, with translation MKSLKVIFFGTPEFAKTSLEAIHQSSHEVVGVVTVADKASGRGQKIHQSAVKEFAVENNLPVFQPEKLRDPEFLETIKKLNADVFVVVAFRMMPKILFEMPEMGTFNLHASLLPDYRGAAPINYAVINGEKKTGATTFFINEKIDEGNILLQQEIEISPEENAGELHDRLMEMGAELVVKTLDGLSENSIQEKPQPIVEHPKNAFKIFKEDTRIQWNQNAETVHNFIRGMSPYPASFTTIKIGEDEKFLKIFKGKFKMTEHDKIPGTLEINKHQFEIFTKDGFYFPQEVQLEGKKRMSVKDFLNGFQNFDHISMA
- a CDS encoding RecQ family ATP-dependent DNA helicase, encoding MISNRDFEKLKQQTLKHFWGYDTFRDSQETIINSIISGKDTLALLPTGGGKSLCYQLPALVLEGTCLVISPLLALMKDQVHQMKNIGIEAEYLSSELDEFDAEIIFNRCKDGLTKLLYISPERLSNRLFLQNLEEIQISFIAVDEAHCISEWGQDFRPSYQHIKGFREQLKNIPCIALTATATPKVLQEIQLKLNLKNPAIFQKSFRRSNLKIVSDEIADKYERIRNLLKYNNSSGIIYVRTRKEAEELTAFLHRNQITNVDFFHAGIPVKEKNAKQNRWLQSQNQVLISTNAFGMGIDKDNVRFIIHFSPAASIENYYQEIGRAGRDGTNSYAFLLWNEQELKNFDQILINQIPSKAEFQNIVSYLYSTFQIAENDLPENVFQLHIQRIQKFTKVSLAKIRNVLQFLHHQEIIFYNYQNSLSSLELKISPDEIDLLPKKDAYFIELLLRALSGLTTHKVMFSEKSLSTKIESDPHLVKERLRELQHQGHLDYIDGALSSVKFLKHRDQRAIEGKYWNLFAQIQKNKIQKWEEMKFFVQNNEFCKMKLILSYFGEKNVKNCGHCSVCEQQKETVFGRDISGEILEILKTGPANVEEISIKLNYFVKENILENLIHLLDSGKVKMLNFRTYCYNHD
- a CDS encoding choice-of-anchor L domain-containing protein is translated as MFRYRFFSSSFALLFILFSISGSAQQYITVDTSTYTPEQLVKDIFIGSQNAACITVSNVSVKGWQDYGNNPFSHGYFEKGTLPFNIEKGLILSTGGAYRAPGPNNGVLSEGDATWLGDKDLEKAVPVASPSWNATALEFDFVSLTSTGISFEYMFLSEEYQKSGCNYSDAFAFLIKEAGATTYQNIATVLNQATGNLDPVSSRTVRDNTYCSPSNAEYFGQYNLPPMVPPNMSPTIFDGQTKVLTAKADVIPGKTYHIKLVIADNTNTSHDSAVFLKAGSFVGKKDIGPDLLLATNNPICEGGTKTLDATTAGATAYQWFKDGILIPGATNPKLNITGTAANAGTYQVDITLGGCSLKGSTKIEISEQPVIVPNKVFSYCDNQLNGSVPINFSQLSPQLISNLNSAFIPKYYLNPAGTGTPLADGWLLTATTKVYLFVESTYGCPAAIGNFTLKTGNKIPLLKPDYSTPAICDDNFQGVSVNLSNDISQFTADPSLNITFYNSLAEAKLGTPGTSISTNQTLSTTKTFGIRFEGSDCPNVAEITVNIKSPKTSPMHDQPVCPGSVTTLDAGPGFDFYEWSTGVSGSSASGISVGIGNYWVDLYSNGCVYRQNVKVTAPELPQITHIDVSGSTATVYVLDGVPPYSYSLDNVNFQASNIFYNVPRGKHTVYVKDAQNCDSVAKEFLIINLINVITPNSDGHNDVLDYSDLKIKENVSIQIFDRYGNMVFSSKDKQFIWDGKSGGRALPTANYWYILNWTEPDTQLPVSYKGWILLKNRN
- a CDS encoding OmpA family protein, producing MKLNLTSIALALVLPTAVFAQDSITSSTGNYPNSYTSGSATVSPFTQESKRFNDWAVSAGAGVPLMQSSDLTSIKSYGAGKNLFGWSAYLSVDKAITHAFGLKLQYDKGESRQGFVNTKDHVASPSGDGARTQYDALSIIGDINFSNLLRRVDNKSPFRWAFHGYAGAGTLAYRAYRQDAGPVYNQNLITEVKPFKFGSLFGQAGAGLKYRATKSLDLEARGMYIVSGDDSFDGARTNTINDNVSDNLINITLGATLNLGRHESHLFWHDPLQEIYYKLDVLADKNQDVEVCKKGDADNDGVCDDWDRQLNTPLGARVDGAGVALDTDLDGVIDLYDKCVTVPGPVENNGCPWDLKSTVSDETRTLEGIEFDLNSDRILPSNTPILNNAVNYINSSEGSYYVIGGADTRGTKAYNQKLSERRANNVKNYLIKNGVNSGKLDAIGRGKTDLKYPECDPATKCPEWKNRANRRVYFEVK